From Saimiri boliviensis isolate mSaiBol1 chromosome 9, mSaiBol1.pri, whole genome shotgun sequence, a single genomic window includes:
- the SUCNR1 gene encoding succinate receptor 1, translated as MAWNATCENWLAAEAALETYYLSIFYGMEFIVGILGNTIVVYGYIFCLKNWNSTNIYLFNLSISDLAFLCTLPMLMRSYAKKIWIYGDVLCVSNRYVLHANLYTSILFLTFISIDRYLLIKYPFREHLLQKKEFAILISLAIWVLVTLELLPILPLINPVITDNGTTCNDFASSGDPKYNLIYSMCLTLTGFLIPLFVMCFFYYKIALFLKQRNRKVATALALEKPLNLVIMAVVIFSVLFTPYHVMRNVRIASRLGSWKQYQCTQVVINSLYILTRPLAFLNSVINPVFYFLLGDHFRDKLINQLRHNFKSLTSFRG; from the coding sequence gCATGGAATGCAACTTGCGAAAATTGGCTGGCAGCAGAGGCTGCCCTGGAAACGTACTACCTTTCCATTTTTTATGGGATGGAGTTCATTGTGGGAATCCTTGGAAATACCATAGTTGTTTATGGCTACATATTCTGTCTGAAAAACTGGAACAGCACTAATATCTATCTCTTTAACCTCTCTATCTCGGACTTAGCTTTTCTGTGCACCCTCCCCATGCTGATGAGGAGTTACGCCAAGAAAATATGGATATATGGAGACGTGCTCTGCGTAAGCAACCGATATGTGCTTCATGCCAACCTCTATACCAGCATTCTCTTTCTTACTTTTATCAGCATAGATCGATACTTGCTAATTAAGTATCCTTTCCGAGAACACCTTCTGCAAAAGAAAGAGTTTGCTATTTTAATCTCTTTGGCCATTTGGGTTTTAGTAACCTTAGAACTACTGCCAATACTTCCCCTTATAAATCCTGTTATAACTGACAATGGCACCACCTGTAATGATTTTGCAAGTTCTGGAGACCCCAAGTACAACCTCATTTACAGCATGTGTCTAACACTGACGGGGTTCCTTATTCCTCTTTTTGTGATGTGTTTCTTCTATTACAAGATTGCTCTCTTCCTAAAGCAGAGGAATAGGAAGGTTGCTACTGCTCTGGCCCTTGAAAAGCCTCTCAACTTGGTCATCATGGCAGTGGTAATCTTCTCTGTGCTTTTTACACCCTACCATGTTATGCGGAATGTAAGGATCGCTTCTCGCCTGGGGAGCTGGAAGCAGTATCAGTGCACTCAGGTCGTCATCAACTCCTTATACATTTTGACACGACCTTTGGCCTTCCTGAACAGTGTCATCAACCcagtcttctattttcttttgggaGATCACTTCAGGGACAAGCTGATAAATCAACTGAGACACAACTTCAAATCCCTTACATCCTTTCGAGGATGA